One region of Gopherus evgoodei ecotype Sinaloan lineage chromosome 16, rGopEvg1_v1.p, whole genome shotgun sequence genomic DNA includes:
- the LHX2 gene encoding LIM/homeobox protein Lhx2 isoform X3, producing MPSISSDRAALCAGCGGKISDRYYLLAVDKQWHMRCLKCCECKLNLESELTCFSKDGSIYCKEDYYRRFSVQRCARCHLGISASEMVMRARDLVYHLNCFTCTTCNKMLTTGDHFGMKDNLVYCRLHFETLIQGEYQVHFNHSDVAAGKGPALGAGSANALGLPYYNGVGTVQKGRPRKRKSPGPGADLAAYNAALSCNENDGDHLDRDQQYPSNQKTKRMRTSFKHHQLRTMKSYFAINHNPDAKDLKQLAQKTGLTKRVLQVWFQNARAKFRRNLLRQENTGVDKTSDSTLQAGTPSGPASEISNASMSPSSTPTTLTDLTNPTMPTVTSVLTSVPGNLEVHESRSPSQTTLTNLF from the exons ATGCCTTCCATCAGCAGTGACCGGGCTGCCCTGTGCGCCGGCTGCGGGGGAAAGATCTCCGACCGTTATTACCTCCTGGCAGTGGATAAACAGTGGCACATGCGCTGCCTGAAGTGCTGTGAATGTAAACTCAACCTGGAGTCCGAGCTCACCTGCTTCAGCAAGGACGGGAGCATCTACTGCAAAGAGGATTATTACAG GAGGTTTTCTGTGCAGAGATGTGCGAGGTGTCACTTGGGGATCTCCGCTTCCGAAATGGTCATGAGGGCCAGGGATTTGGTATATCACTTAAACTGCTTTACTTGCACCACTTGCAACAAGATGCTGACCACCGGCGACCACTTTGGCATGAAGGACAATCTGGTGTACTGCCGCCTCCACTTCGAGACTCTCATCCAGGGGGAGTACCAGGTGCATTTCAATCACTCGGATGTAGCGGCTGGGAAGGGCCCAGCTCTGGGAGCGGGCTCTGCCAATGCTTTGGGACTGCCTTATTACAACGGCGTGGGGACTGTCCAGAAGGGGAGACCCAGGAAAAggaagagcccagggcctggggcagatttGGCAGCTTACAATGCAG CTTTAAGTTGCAATGAAAATGATGGTGACCACCTGGATAGAGACCAGCAATACCCCAGTAATCAAAAAACAAAGCGCATGAGGACGTCATTCAAACACCACCAGTTGCGGACAATGAAGTCTTACTTTGCTATTAACCACAATCCTGATGCTAAGGATTTGAAACAGCTAGCTCAGAAAACTGGCCTAACCAAAAGAGTTCTTCAG gtttgGTTTCAAAACGCCCGAGCCAAATTCAGACGGAACCTCTTACGTCAAGAAAACACAGGGGTGGATAAGACTTCAGATTCCACACTCCAAGCAGGAACCCCGTCAGGACCCGCCTCAGAAATATCCAATGCCTCCATGAGTCCATCCAGCACTCCCACTACCTTAACAGACTTGACTAATCCTACCATGCCTACTGTGACATCTGTCTTGACATCAGTACCTGGAAATCTTGAGGTTCATGAGTCTCGAAGTCCTTCACAGACAACTCTCACAAATCTTTTCTGA